In Thermanaerothrix sp., the genomic window TGCCCGTCTGGTTCTGGTTCACCACGTATCCCGGTATGTTGGTGGTGGTCCCCGGAGCTCCCCCCGGCGGGGTTCCAGGCCCCACGTAGCTCTCCTCGGTGTTCTGCTGGCTGCGGACCACCCCCTTGCCGTCGGGGCCTGGGATGAACTCCTTGCGGGTGCTGCTCTTCTTGTCGAAGTCCAGCTCCACCCGCACCCGGACCACCGCCTTGCCGGGGCCAAACACCTTCTCCAACATCACCCGGACCTTACGCTCCAGCTCCTGCTCCTGTTGACGCTCCAACTCCCGCTGCACCGACGAAACCGCCCTGCCGTCGGAGCCAGAGGTGTATATCAGGGAATCGTCCTGGATGAGGTCCGACAGGACCTTGCCGGAGGTGTCCACCACCGTCACGTCCTCGGGGTTCAAGCCCTCAACGCTTCGGGCCACCAGGTTCACTATGCCCCTAACCTGCTCCTGCCCTATCTCCCTGCCGGGCTTTAGGCGAACCAACACCGAGGCGGTGGAGGGCTTCTGCTCCTCCAGGAAGAGCCGCTGCTCCGGTATCACTATGTTCACCTTGGCCTCCTCCACCGCGTCTATCTTGGATATGGTCCTTGAGAGCTCCCCCTCCAGGGCCCTGGAGTAGGCCACCCGCTGCTGGAAGTCGTTCATCCCCATCTTGGGCTGGTCGAATATCTCAAAACCCACCACCCCGCCCCGGGGAATGCCCATCTGGGCCAGGGCTATCCTGGCCTCGTACACGTTCTTCCTGGGCACCAGTATGGCGTTGGCGGAAGGATCCACCTTGAAGGGTATCTTCTGCTCCTTCAGGTACTCCACCACCGCCCCCTGGTCCTCCATGCTGAGCCCTGAGAAGATGGGATCGTAACTGGTCCTCCCCGACAGGGCGGCCAACAGCACAAGGGAGGCCAGGACCAACGCCCCGGCCCCCAATATGGAATATCTCTGCCAACGCTGAAGCCCCCCGAAGAAGACCTTAAGGCGCTCCAGCTGCTCCTTAAACCGATCCATAAGGGGCTACACCGGCATCCTCGATATCTGCTGGTAAGCGTCCACCAGCTTATTGCGGATCTCCACCAAGGTCCTCAAAGCAAGCTCCGCCTTCTCCACCGCCACGGAGACCTGGGACACATCATCTACCTCGCCAAGGGACAGCCGGCGCACCATCTGGTCAGCCCCCATCTGAAGGGAGTTAACCTGCTTCATGCTGGACTTGAGAACCTCCTCAAAGGGAGTGACCGGAGACGACGGCGTCTGCGCGGACGGCACCCCGGAACGGGCCCCCAAAACCCCGTAACGAGACAGATCCAAACGGACAACGTCCATGAAAGCGAACCTCCTCAAGGGCGCCCCAAAGGGCGGTTTTATCGTGTCGTTCAAACCAAGACCAGTCTAAATGCCCCGGGCAAAATAACAAAGTGCTTTAAGTCGCAATGTCACAAGACAGGGGTACCCTCCTCATGAGCCCTAAGACCCATATTAGAAAGCCTACCCCCTCATTATCTCCAGGGCGCTGTTCCACATGGCCTTCCCGGTCTCCACCACCGTAAGGTTCGCCTCGTAGGCCCGGCTCGCCACCATCATGTCCGCCATCTCCCTAACCACATTGACGTTGGGGTATGCCACGTAACCCTCGGGGTTCGCGTCGGGATGGTCGGGCTGGTAAACCATCCTGGGCGGCAGGGGGTCCCTCTCTATGGACACCACCTTGACGCCAGATGCGGTGGAGCCGTCCTTCAACGCCTCCATGAGACGCTCCTGGAACACCGGGACCCGCCTCACGTAGGGCCCCCCCTCGGGGGTCCTGGTGGTGTTGGCGTTGGCCAGGTTGGAGGATATGGCGTCCATCCACACCCGATGGGCGGTAAGGGCGCTGCCCGCCACGTCCACGCTTCTGAAAACCCTCATCACCGACCACCTCCTATGGCGGTCCTGTACATGGCTATCTTGCGGCTCAAGACCCTGGTCATGGCCTGGTACAACATCCTGGTCTCCGCAAGCTTCGCCATCTCCACCTCCGGATCCACGTTGTTGCCGTCGTATCTATATATCTCGTCTTGAACTCTGGACTCCACGGGGCGAACCTGCTCCACCCCAAGGGGCACGTTGGTCATGTGCCTCTCGTGGCTCACCGCCATGGGAAGCCTAGAAGGCTGGTCTATCACCGCCTTGAGCTGGTCCTCGAAGGTTACCTCCCTCCGGGCGTACCGAGGGGTGTTGGCGTTGGCCACGTTCTGGGCCACGGCTCCCATCCTTCGGGACAGCCCCTCCAGATCCACCTGTATGACGTCCCAGGTGAAATCTCCCCTCATCGCAACACCTCCCCAAGGACATGAAATACACGGAGATTATAACCTTCAACACCGGAAGGACGAAGGGCCTATTTAAAGTTGCAACCTTTGTTTTATATTTTCTTATCTTACAAAAAGCGCCAGGGGGAAGGCCCCGGCGCCTAACCGTCTACTCCTCTATGCCCAGCTCCTCCAGGAACAGGGAGCTTATGACCTTTATGTAGGTGCCCTTCATGCCAAGGCTTCTGCTCTCGATGATGCCGGCGCTGCTGAGCTTCCTTAAGGCGTTCACTATCACGCTCCTGGTGACGCCAACCCGGTCCGCCACCTTGCTCGCCACCACCACGCCCTCGGACCCGCCGAGGTCCTGGATTATGTGCCTCACCGACTCAACCTCCGAGTAAGACAGGGCCCTCATGGCCATCTGGACCACCAGCCTCTCCCTGCCTCTCTCCTCTATGGACCTGGAACGGTCGTGCAGTATCTCAAGGCCCACCACCGTGGCCAGGTACTCCGCCAACACCAGATCCCTGGTGTCGAAAGGACAGCCGAACCGGGCCAGTATCAAGGTCCCGAGCCTGTCGCCGCCGCCGTTTATCGGCACGTACAACACGTGCTTGTTGGAGTAGGTGCAGGGCTGGTCCGCATAGGCGCACATGCCGTTGTCCGTGTGGTTCAGCACCGACTCGTGGTACTGGTTGAGCCTGTCCATGTAATTGACGGGAAGGGTGTTGGAGGACAGGATGTCCACCATTATGGGGCAGTCGTAGGAACTTATCCAAGCGTAGCCCAGTATCCGTCCGTCCCGGCTCACTATGTACACGTTGGCCGCCGAGAGGTCGCAGAGAAGCCTGGACAGCTTGGCATAGTCCGGCGCCCCCCGGTCCTTCCGG contains:
- the fliF gene encoding flagellar basal-body MS-ring/collar protein FliF; this encodes MDRFKEQLERLKVFFGGLQRWQRYSILGAGALVLASLVLLAALSGRTSYDPIFSGLSMEDQGAVVEYLKEQKIPFKVDPSANAILVPRKNVYEARIALAQMGIPRGGVVGFEIFDQPKMGMNDFQQRVAYSRALEGELSRTISKIDAVEEAKVNIVIPEQRLFLEEQKPSTASVLVRLKPGREIGQEQVRGIVNLVARSVEGLNPEDVTVVDTSGKVLSDLIQDDSLIYTSGSDGRAVSSVQRELERQQEQELERKVRVMLEKVFGPGKAVVRVRVELDFDKKSSTRKEFIPGPDGKGVVRSQQNTEESYVGPGTPPGGAPGTTTNIPGYVVNQNQTGNVEYNKTDTVTNYDITTQESQTVATPGSVKRLSASVIVDGELDDAKVQGLRQTVAAAIGLDEARGDKLVIQAMKFDTTLADQMLAQLEAERRQKLIGAALVGLLVLAVAAGAGFVWYKRRRLAALARLVPQEGGEKAPSLKELLENPELMTAQGELAILEEQLRFYASNNPEEVANLIKNWLAEDI
- the flgB gene encoding flagellar basal body rod protein FlgB; translation: MRGDFTWDVIQVDLEGLSRRMGAVAQNVANANTPRYARREVTFEDQLKAVIDQPSRLPMAVSHERHMTNVPLGVEQVRPVESRVQDEIYRYDGNNVDPEVEMAKLAETRMLYQAMTRVLSRKIAMYRTAIGGGR
- the codY gene encoding GTP-sensing pleiotropic transcriptional regulator CodY, which produces MNTPSDLVESRPKILDPSAMQDLLEKTRLVARALQNRKDRGAPDYAKLSRLLCDLSAANVYIVSRDGRILGYAWISSYDCPIMVDILSSNTLPVNYMDRLNQYHESVLNHTDNGMCAYADQPCTYSNKHVLYVPINGGGDRLGTLILARFGCPFDTRDLVLAEYLATVVGLEILHDRSRSIEERGRERLVVQMAMRALSYSEVESVRHIIQDLGGSEGVVVASKVADRVGVTRSVIVNALRKLSSAGIIESRSLGMKGTYIKVISSLFLEELGIEE
- the fliE gene encoding flagellar hook-basal body complex protein FliE is translated as MDVVRLDLSRYGVLGARSGVPSAQTPSSPVTPFEEVLKSSMKQVNSLQMGADQMVRRLSLGEVDDVSQVSVAVEKAELALRTLVEIRNKLVDAYQQISRMPV
- the flgC gene encoding flagellar basal body rod protein FlgC; the protein is MRVFRSVDVAGSALTAHRVWMDAISSNLANANTTRTPEGGPYVRRVPVFQERLMEALKDGSTASGVKVVSIERDPLPPRMVYQPDHPDANPEGYVAYPNVNVVREMADMMVASRAYEANLTVVETGKAMWNSALEIMRG